TCTTAAAAAAATGGCTTACGAAATCCAAAACAAAAAAAGTGGTTTTTATCACTTATTCGAATTCAAAGTAGCTGGAGAAGTTCTGATTGCTTTTGAAACTGAATTCAGACGTGACGAAAGAGTTATGCGTTTCCTTACTGTAAGTCTGGATAAACATGCTATTTCTTGGGCTGAAAGAAGAAGAGCTAAACTTAAATCTACAAAAGCTTAATTATCATGGCAACATTACAACAATCTGCTTCAGGAAAAAAAGACGGGGATATCAGATATCTAACGCCTTTAAACATAGAAACTAACAAAACTAAAAAATATTGTCGTTTCAAAAAATCAGGAATCAAATATATCGATTATAAAGATGCTGATTTCTTATTGAAATTTGTTAATGAGCAAGGAAAAATTCTTCCTCGTCGTTTAACAGGAACTTCATTAAAATACCAAAGAAAAGTGTCTGTAGCTGTAAAAAGAGCTCGTCACTTAGCTTTAATGCCATACGTGGCCGATTTATTAAAATAGTATAAAAAAACTCTAGGCGCTGGTTTCTGTAAGGCAGAACCTAACTTCTAAAAATTATAAGGACAACAACATGGAAATTATTTTAAAACAAGACGTACAAAATTTAGGATTTAAAGATGATGTAGTATCTGTAAAACCTGGTTATGGCCGTAACTTTTTGATTCCTCAGGGTTTTGCTACTTTAGCAACTCCTTCTGCTAAAAAAGTTTTAGCTGAAAACCTAAAACAAAGAGCACACAAGGAAGCTAAAGTTGTTGCTGATGCAAAAGCGTTAGCTGAAACTTTAAAATCTCTTGAAATTAAACTTACTGCTAAAGCTGGTGGAGAGAAACTTTTTGGTTCTATCACAAACATCGATATTGCAGAAGCTTTAGAG
The Flavobacterium flavigenum genome window above contains:
- the rplI gene encoding 50S ribosomal protein L9 — encoded protein: MEIILKQDVQNLGFKDDVVSVKPGYGRNFLIPQGFATLATPSAKKVLAENLKQRAHKEAKVVADAKALAETLKSLEIKLTAKAGGEKLFGSITNIDIAEALEKSGNAIDRKFITSGIVKRTGKYSASIRLHRDVIVDLPYEIVAEK
- the rpsF gene encoding 30S ribosomal protein S6; this translates as MNHYETVFILNPVLSEVQVKETVTKFEEFLTSRGAEMVSKEDWGLKKMAYEIQNKKSGFYHLFEFKVAGEVLIAFETEFRRDERVMRFLTVSLDKHAISWAERRRAKLKSTKA
- the rpsR gene encoding 30S ribosomal protein S18, with amino-acid sequence MATLQQSASGKKDGDIRYLTPLNIETNKTKKYCRFKKSGIKYIDYKDADFLLKFVNEQGKILPRRLTGTSLKYQRKVSVAVKRARHLALMPYVADLLK